The following nucleotide sequence is from Nautilia sp. PV-1.
GACAGGGTAAATCTACGATAATTAAACATATCGTAGGACTTTTAAAGCCGACTGCCGGAGAAGTTCTGGTAGACGGAGTTGATGTCGGAAAAGCTGATATCAAAACACTTTATGAAATCAGGAAAAAAGTAGGGTTTACATTCCAGGAAGGCGCGCTTTTTGACAGTATGAGTATTTTTGACAACGTCGCGTTTCCGCTTGTTGAACATACTAAACTTTCTAAAGAGGAAATAAAACAAAGGGTATACGACACTCTTGAAATGGTCGGTTTGGAAGCGCAAAGAGTTGCAGGTCTGTTTCCCCATGAATTAAGCGGTGGAATGAGAAAAAGAGCCGCTACGGCAAGAGCTATTATTCTAAAACCTAAATATGTTCTTTATGACGAGCCTACAAGCGGATTGGACCCTATTATCAGCGATAAGATTACAAGAATGATAGAAAGTCTTACAAAAAATTATAATATGACAAGCGTAGTGATATCTCATG
It contains:
- a CDS encoding ABC transporter ATP-binding protein; protein product: MIEIKHLKKVFGTKTVLKDVNLKIEDNKTTYILGMSGQGKSTIIKHIVGLLKPTAGEVLVDGVDVGKADIKTLYEIRKKVGFTFQEGALFDSMSIFDNVAFPLVEHTKLSKEEIKQRVYDTLEMVGLEAQRVAGLFPHELSGGMRKRAATARAIILKPKYVLYDEPTSGLDPIISDKITRMIESLTKNYNMTSVVISHDLKETFKSADYVAMLYNGEIIEYGTVEEFKNSKNPIVQAFIKGESEEYEKMAEAI